One Candidatus Paceibacterota bacterium genomic region harbors:
- the mazF gene encoding endoribonuclease MazF, producing MKRYYPKRGDVVWVSLDPALGHEQNGRRPVVVLSPEEYNCRTGIFVCCPISTKVKGYQFEVAISSNGIVGVVQADQIRTLDWITRQIKYHGVINSETLLQVQARIVALITK from the coding sequence ATGAAAAGATATTACCCAAAAAGAGGCGACGTCGTTTGGGTTAGTCTCGACCCTGCGCTCGGACATGAACAAAATGGGAGACGGCCCGTCGTTGTTTTGTCGCCAGAAGAGTACAACTGCCGCACGGGGATTTTTGTCTGTTGTCCAATATCAACCAAAGTTAAAGGATATCAGTTCGAAGTTGCAATATCATCAAATGGTATTGTTGGTGTAGTGCAAGCTGACCAAATCAGAACGCTTGACTGGATAACTCGCCAAATTAAATACCACGGTGTCATCAATTCAGAAACGCTTTTACAAGTTCAAGCGAGAATTGTCGCACTTATAACAAAGTAA
- a CDS encoding MBL fold metallo-hydrolase, protein MKITKFGHSCLLVEEEGVRLLFDPGNYSTIPENLANIDAIIITHEHQDHYTPEILKKILDTNKDAQVITNSGVGAQLDKAGIAYQIIEDGQGIKIGTVEIEGTGTQHALIYPTLPRTANTGYLVAGKFFHPGDSFETIPARQVEILALPVIAPWCRVAEAVDFAKAIKPKYAFAIHDANLKWPGMAHGLSQQILPKEGIDFRILEDGKEYEF, encoded by the coding sequence ATGAAAATAACTAAGTTCGGGCATTCTTGTTTGCTTGTCGAGGAGGAGGGAGTTCGGCTTTTGTTCGACCCGGGGAATTATTCGACCATTCCGGAAAATCTGGCGAACATTGACGCGATAATAATTACGCACGAACATCAGGATCATTACACGCCGGAAATTCTTAAGAAAATTTTAGATACCAATAAAGACGCGCAAGTTATTACGAACTCCGGTGTCGGCGCGCAGTTAGACAAAGCCGGCATTGCCTACCAGATTATAGAAGATGGGCAGGGGATTAAGATCGGCACAGTGGAGATTGAGGGCACTGGCACGCAACACGCGCTTATCTATCCGACGCTTCCGCGCACGGCTAACACGGGTTATCTTGTCGCCGGCAAATTTTTTCATCCTGGTGATTCGTTCGAGACTATTCCTGCTCGGCAGGTCGAAATTCTCGCCTTGCCGGTTATTGCGCCATGGTGCAGGGTAGCCGAGGCTGTTGACTTCGCCAAGGCCATAAAACCCAAATACGCCTTCGCAATTCACGATGCGAACTTAAAATGGCCCGGTATGGCACATGGACTCTCACAGCAGATTCTCCCGAAAGAAGGTATTGATTTCCGGATTCTCGAAGACGGCAAAGAATACGAATTTTAA
- a CDS encoding F0F1 ATP synthase subunit delta — MKFTPQQFANAFVEAIQEARLLKTEPGSRASEAEIIARAADILKKAGKENKLPQIILAIESAWAKKTGARKFTLRSTLPLKDNAIKSLTKALQLTDRDSVETHLDPHLVAGVIVSENESRVLDLSFRSRVNKLFATA, encoded by the coding sequence ATGAAATTCACCCCTCAACAATTCGCCAACGCATTCGTCGAAGCAATCCAAGAAGCTCGGCTTCTCAAAACAGAGCCCGGAAGCCGAGCTTCTGAAGCAGAAATCATTGCCCGAGCGGCAGATATTCTTAAGAAAGCGGGTAAAGAAAATAAACTTCCGCAAATCATTCTCGCTATCGAATCGGCTTGGGCCAAGAAGACCGGCGCCAGAAAGTTTACACTTCGTTCGACTTTACCGCTTAAAGATAATGCGATAAAAAGTTTGACCAAAGCGCTACAGCTCACAGACCGAGATTCTGTAGAGACGCATCTTGATCCGCACCTTGTCGCCGGCGTGATCGTTTCTGAAAATGAAAGTCGCGTCCTAGATTTATCGTTCCGTTCCCGCGTTAATAAATTATTCGCTACTGCATGA
- a CDS encoding ZIP family metal transporter, with translation MIFIIAIATSIFTLLGGLFALKYSDKLHLILGFSAGAVLGVAFFDLMPEAMALIGGTEDHLTVTTVLAFGFGLFMILDRTISGLSHNGEEAVNETHHHDGKLGALALITHSFLDGLGIGLAFQVSVAVGAVVAVAVLVHDFSDGINTVNMILKGTREKVRALKWLAADAVAPLLGVLVGSQFILTDNQLGMVLALFAGFFFYIGASDLLPESHHRHPKPWTTISTVLGMLIIYFAITLAMKG, from the coding sequence ATGATATTTATCATTGCCATCGCCACGTCTATCTTCACTCTCCTCGGCGGACTTTTTGCTTTGAAGTACAGCGACAAGTTGCATCTTATTCTCGGCTTCAGTGCCGGGGCGGTGCTCGGTGTGGCCTTCTTCGACCTTATGCCGGAGGCCATGGCGCTCATTGGAGGAACAGAAGATCATCTCACTGTAACGACTGTCTTGGCTTTCGGCTTCGGGCTATTTATGATACTGGACCGTACTATCTCCGGTTTGAGTCATAATGGTGAAGAAGCAGTCAATGAGACGCATCATCACGATGGCAAACTTGGCGCTTTAGCACTTATTACACACAGCTTTCTTGATGGGCTTGGTATCGGCCTGGCCTTTCAGGTCTCCGTTGCGGTCGGCGCCGTTGTTGCGGTGGCAGTACTCGTACACGACTTCTCCGATGGTATCAATACGGTTAATATGATACTCAAGGGCACAAGAGAAAAAGTTCGCGCTCTAAAGTGGCTTGCGGCCGATGCAGTAGCGCCCTTACTGGGCGTATTGGTAGGCTCGCAGTTTATACTTACTGACAACCAACTCGGCATGGTGCTCGCCTTGTTTGCTGGCTTCTTCTTCTATATAGGAGCCTCCGATTTGCTCCCCGAGAGCCACCATAGGCATCCCAAGCCTTGGACGACGATCTCGACCGTCCTCGGTATGCTCATTATCTATTTTGCTATCACCCTTGCAATGAAGGGGTAG
- a CDS encoding NADH-quinone oxidoreductase subunit C: MTEELKTKYLAAGFVTNTYGNLTTFEVAPADIIAVAGNLYHEHNLPLKLITALDERKEHGKLKVMYIFGVPSENEFIAPYILTDKEFPSLTPTIHEANAYERKIMSFFGITALGHPDPRPMILHENWPANVHPLRKDFNVTTRPDRTTGHYEFTHIQGEGIYEIPVGPVHAGIIEPGHFRFNVAGEEILNLEGRLGYSHKGSEKLFETLPLAEKIKLSERISGDTSFSHSHAFIRALEKLSDTHVSERTRYLRTIFSELERIACHSGDIGMILMDTGFSFGGMHGARLRESIMRWNEKLSGSRFLRGVNTIGGIQKDVADSLLAELKTFLTGFEKDFNEVIGVAGNSSSVLNRLEGTGILDRTIAKDHGVTGIAGRACGIDRDTRRDFPYAAYPYLQMTVAKANTCDVLARYSIRVQEVRNSITIIREAIEKMPKIVIGSSSTITALPHKKLSEIIFKPNSYVVSIVEGWRGDLVHFVATDSAGHITRVDVRDPSFLNWTAVGYAGRGNMVPDFPLINKSFNLSYTGNDL; the protein is encoded by the coding sequence ATGACTGAAGAACTCAAAACAAAATATCTTGCCGCCGGCTTCGTTACGAACACATATGGCAATCTCACCACGTTCGAAGTCGCACCGGCAGATATCATCGCAGTAGCCGGCAATTTGTATCATGAGCACAATCTCCCGCTTAAACTGATCACCGCGCTTGACGAGCGCAAAGAACACGGCAAGTTAAAAGTGATGTACATCTTCGGCGTCCCCAGCGAGAATGAGTTCATCGCGCCGTATATTTTGACCGATAAAGAATTCCCTTCTCTCACGCCGACCATTCATGAAGCAAACGCTTATGAGCGCAAAATCATGTCGTTCTTCGGCATTACGGCCCTCGGCCATCCTGACCCGCGCCCGATGATTCTCCATGAGAATTGGCCGGCAAACGTCCACCCGTTACGCAAAGATTTTAATGTTACAACGCGACCGGACCGCACGACAGGGCACTATGAATTCACTCATATCCAAGGCGAAGGCATTTATGAAATTCCCGTAGGTCCGGTCCACGCCGGCATCATCGAGCCCGGGCACTTCCGCTTCAATGTCGCCGGTGAAGAGATCTTGAACCTCGAAGGCAGACTCGGCTATTCGCACAAAGGCAGTGAGAAATTATTCGAAACCTTGCCGCTCGCGGAGAAAATTAAATTATCAGAAAGGATTTCCGGCGATACTTCATTCAGTCATTCGCATGCCTTTATCCGCGCACTGGAGAAGCTCTCCGATACCCATGTCTCGGAGCGTACGCGCTACCTGCGCACTATCTTTAGCGAGCTCGAGCGTATTGCCTGCCACTCTGGCGATATCGGGATGATCCTCATGGACACCGGCTTCAGCTTCGGCGGGATGCATGGCGCAAGACTTCGCGAGAGTATCATGCGCTGGAACGAGAAGCTCTCTGGTAGCAGATTCCTTCGCGGTGTAAATACCATAGGAGGAATACAAAAAGACGTTGCAGATTCATTGCTCGCCGAGCTCAAAACATTCTTAACTGGTTTTGAAAAGGACTTTAATGAAGTCATAGGCGTAGCCGGCAACAGTAGCTCGGTCTTGAACCGTTTAGAAGGTACGGGCATTCTTGACCGGACAATTGCAAAAGATCATGGCGTCACCGGTATCGCCGGGCGCGCTTGCGGTATAGACCGCGACACACGCCGCGACTTCCCCTACGCGGCTTACCCGTACCTACAGATGACTGTGGCCAAGGCTAATACCTGCGATGTGTTGGCGCGCTATTCGATAAGAGTGCAGGAGGTGCGCAACAGCATCACCATCATTCGCGAAGCCATAGAAAAAATGCCCAAGATAGTTATTGGAAGTTCCAGCACCATCACCGCTCTCCCCCACAAGAAACTTTCTGAAATTATTTTCAAGCCGAATTCTTACGTTGTCAGCATTGTAGAAGGTTGGCGCGGTGACTTGGTACACTTCGTTGCCACCGATTCCGCCGGCCACATTACCCGTGTCGACGTTCGTGACCCGTCATTCTTGAACTGGACAGCCGTAGGCTACGCCGGCCGAGGCAACATGGTCCCCGACTTCCCCCTCATCAACAAGTCCTTCAATCTCTCGTACACCGGCAACGATTTGTAA
- the atpA gene encoding F0F1 ATP synthase subunit alpha, translating to MSYEIVEKLKKEIAGFKADPRWEEIGEVIEVGDGIVKIKGLKKIGSQETLEVTTATGVVSALALNLEEDSVGALVLGDYTMVKVGDTVRGTGATIRIGVGDELIGRVVDPLGNAVDGKGALFAKKDFNTYPLEAAAPSVLDREMVKVPLHTGLKSIDAMIPIGRGQRELIIGDRGVGKTAIALDAIINQQFDTGRKRPICIYVAIGQKEAKVAKLMETLKTQGADKYTIIVSAPASSPAAQWYLAPYAGCAIGEYFRDRGDDALVIYDDLSKHAWAYRQVSLLLRRPPGREAYPGDIFYLHSRLLERAAKLSKEKGGGSLTALPIVETQLGDITAYVPTNIISITDGQIFLESGLFNKGERPAINVGLSVSRVGSAAQTKAMKKVAGKLRLQLAQFRELQAFVQFASDVDAATKARIQQGQLITEVLKQDDQNPRPFEEQVVVFYAVLGGHFNDYKVEEVRDVETRYLTYLKELHEKDILEPMRTSGELSESVEAKLKEALEHFKLQVK from the coding sequence ATGTCATACGAAATCGTAGAAAAATTAAAGAAAGAGATTGCAGGGTTCAAGGCCGACCCCCGCTGGGAGGAGATTGGCGAGGTGATAGAGGTGGGGGATGGTATCGTGAAGATAAAAGGGCTGAAGAAGATCGGCAGTCAGGAGACGCTCGAGGTGACGACCGCAACCGGCGTCGTATCAGCCTTAGCACTTAACCTGGAAGAAGATTCTGTCGGCGCACTTGTTCTCGGTGATTACACAATGGTGAAGGTGGGCGACACTGTCCGCGGTACCGGGGCGACTATTCGTATCGGTGTTGGTGATGAACTCATCGGCCGAGTCGTAGACCCGCTTGGCAATGCCGTTGACGGCAAAGGCGCTTTATTTGCGAAAAAAGATTTTAACACTTACCCCTTGGAAGCGGCGGCACCATCGGTGCTTGATCGCGAAATGGTCAAGGTCCCGCTCCATACCGGCCTCAAATCTATCGACGCTATGATCCCGATCGGCCGCGGCCAGCGCGAGCTTATAATCGGTGATCGCGGTGTGGGTAAGACGGCGATTGCTTTAGACGCGATAATCAACCAGCAATTTGATACGGGTCGCAAACGACCAATTTGTATTTATGTCGCAATTGGCCAGAAAGAGGCAAAGGTGGCCAAGCTGATGGAAACTTTAAAGACTCAAGGTGCCGATAAGTACACTATAATAGTATCGGCACCGGCATCGAGCCCGGCCGCCCAGTGGTACTTGGCTCCTTATGCCGGCTGTGCTATCGGAGAATATTTCCGCGATCGAGGTGATGACGCGCTCGTTATTTACGACGACCTTTCGAAACATGCTTGGGCGTATCGCCAGGTATCACTCTTGCTTCGTCGTCCGCCCGGCCGCGAAGCTTACCCGGGTGATATTTTCTATTTGCATTCACGCCTGCTTGAGCGAGCCGCTAAACTCTCGAAAGAAAAAGGCGGAGGCTCGCTCACTGCACTGCCGATTGTGGAAACCCAGCTCGGCGACATTACCGCCTACGTGCCAACGAACATCATCTCCATCACCGATGGGCAGATATTCCTCGAGTCAGGCTTGTTCAACAAAGGCGAGCGCCCGGCTATTAACGTCGGCCTCTCGGTGTCACGCGTGGGTTCTGCCGCACAGACCAAAGCGATGAAGAAAGTTGCCGGCAAGCTCCGCCTCCAACTCGCCCAGTTCCGCGAGCTCCAAGCGTTCGTGCAGTTTGCATCCGACGTCGACGCCGCCACTAAAGCCCGCATCCAGCAAGGCCAGCTCATTACCGAAGTATTAAAGCAGGATGATCAGAATCCGCGCCCATTCGAGGAGCAGGTGGTAGTCTTTTATGCTGTCCTCGGCGGGCATTTTAACGATTACAAAGTCGAAGAAGTGCGCGATGTTGAGACAAGATACTTAACTTATCTAAAAGAGCTGCATGAGAAAGATATCTTAGAACCAATGCGCACAAGTGGCGAACTATCCGAATCTGTCGAAGCTAAGTTGAAGGAAGCCCTCGAACACTTTAAGCTGCAGGTGAAATAA
- a CDS encoding F0F1 ATP synthase subunit epsilon, whose translation MKLGIYSLKKILFQGEAKELNCKTTSGEITVLDHHRPLITMLAKGKLKVIDHKDKQHEFEVVSGFLEVQPGNSARVIVEE comes from the coding sequence ATGAAACTCGGTATATATTCATTAAAAAAGATTTTGTTCCAAGGAGAGGCTAAAGAGCTGAATTGTAAAACTACGTCCGGCGAAATTACCGTGCTAGACCATCACCGCCCGCTCATCACTATGCTCGCCAAAGGCAAGCTGAAGGTGATTGATCATAAAGACAAACAACACGAATTCGAAGTAGTATCAGGCTTCCTCGAAGTCCAGCCTGGGAATTCCGCACGAGTGATTGTGGAAGAATAA
- a CDS encoding NUDIX hydrolase encodes MRAKKISLTHAKPEKLFYFVANVVIYRAKDRRCLILKRDEREKVHPGKWAVPGGKLEWKDLPVKHPTRVNGDVLDYENKVEDLLAREALEEANVKIKGPLKYINSVAFIRPDETPVILVKFAAQYLSGNVVPEKGGFTDLAWVNAKEVKEYRCIKGVDKEVKQTIKLFS; translated from the coding sequence ATGCGGGCGAAGAAAATTTCACTCACACACGCTAAACCGGAGAAGCTTTTTTACTTCGTCGCTAATGTGGTTATTTACAGGGCAAAAGATAGAAGATGTCTGATATTAAAGCGCGATGAACGGGAAAAGGTTCATCCGGGCAAGTGGGCGGTGCCGGGAGGGAAGCTGGAATGGAAGGATCTGCCAGTGAAGCATCCGACCCGTGTGAACGGCGACGTACTAGATTATGAAAACAAAGTCGAAGATTTGCTCGCGCGCGAAGCGCTCGAGGAGGCCAATGTAAAAATAAAAGGCCCGCTTAAATATATAAACAGCGTCGCGTTTATTAGGCCGGACGAGACACCGGTTATACTGGTGAAGTTTGCGGCGCAGTATTTAAGTGGTAATGTTGTACCAGAGAAAGGCGGCTTCACCGACCTCGCTTGGGTTAATGCGAAAGAGGTTAAAGAGTATCGTTGCATAAAGGGAGTTGACAAAGAAGTTAAACAAACAATAAAATTATTCAGCTAA
- the atpE gene encoding ATP synthase F0 subunit C codes for MDIESVRLWATCAAIAFGTIVPAIAIGMIGSKGAEAIGRNPEAASKIQTAMILAIAFAEAIAIYALVVALIIKFVK; via the coding sequence ATGGATATAGAATCAGTAAGACTTTGGGCGACTTGTGCGGCAATCGCCTTCGGTACAATCGTGCCGGCAATCGCAATCGGTATGATCGGATCTAAGGGTGCAGAGGCTATCGGGCGCAACCCGGAGGCGGCATCCAAGATCCAGACAGCAATGATTTTGGCTATTGCGTTCGCAGAAGCTATTGCAATTTACGCGCTCGTTGTTGCGTTGATTATCAAATTCGTTAAGTAA
- the atpD gene encoding F0F1 ATP synthase subunit beta, with protein MKNTGTVAQVVGPVVDVTFDEGVSLPPIYGEMRVKLGEGELTLEVMKHVEPGKVRAISMQSTDGLTRGAEVTDMGHQIEVPVGEGVLGNIFNVIGTPLTKTDNKFEKRWPIHRSAPPLTEQSTKTEIFVTGIKAIDLIAPFVKGGKVGLFGGAGVGKTVLLQELMRNVAEVHGGSSVFGGVGERTREGNDLYVEMKDSGVIGKTAMVFGQMNEVPGARARVALTALTMAEYFRDEQGKDVLFFLDNIFRFSQAGSEVSTLLGRLPSAVGYQPTLASEMAELQERITTTKKGSITSVQAIYVPADDITDPAPATAFAHLDSTIVLSRALTEIGIYPAIDPLASTSTALDPKIVGREHYEVARGVQKMLQRYNELQDIIAILGIEELSVEDRTTVDRARKVQRFLSQPFFVAETFTGRSGKFVKLPDTVRSFKEILEGKYDHLPEDAFYMKGSIEEVADAGRS; from the coding sequence ATGAAAAACACAGGAACAGTTGCACAAGTGGTCGGGCCGGTCGTCGATGTTACTTTCGATGAGGGTGTATCTCTGCCGCCGATTTATGGCGAGATGCGAGTTAAATTGGGAGAAGGGGAGCTCACACTTGAAGTCATGAAGCACGTCGAGCCGGGCAAGGTGCGCGCCATCTCGATGCAATCGACCGATGGCCTCACGCGCGGGGCCGAGGTGACGGACATGGGCCACCAGATTGAGGTACCGGTCGGCGAGGGTGTGCTCGGCAATATCTTTAATGTCATTGGTACGCCGCTGACGAAGACAGACAATAAGTTCGAAAAGCGCTGGCCTATTCACCGCTCGGCTCCGCCACTGACAGAACAGTCGACCAAGACCGAGATTTTCGTTACAGGCATCAAGGCCATTGACCTCATCGCGCCGTTCGTGAAGGGTGGTAAAGTCGGACTCTTCGGCGGTGCGGGTGTGGGCAAGACGGTGCTCCTCCAAGAGCTGATGCGCAACGTGGCCGAAGTTCATGGCGGCTCGTCGGTTTTCGGCGGCGTCGGCGAACGCACACGTGAAGGTAACGACTTATATGTAGAGATGAAGGATTCCGGCGTTATCGGCAAGACGGCAATGGTCTTTGGCCAGATGAATGAGGTGCCGGGCGCTCGCGCGCGCGTAGCACTGACTGCCTTAACCATGGCGGAATACTTCCGCGACGAGCAGGGTAAGGACGTGCTCTTTTTCTTGGACAACATCTTCAGATTCTCACAAGCGGGCTCCGAAGTTTCGACTCTCCTAGGCCGTTTACCATCAGCTGTGGGTTATCAGCCGACATTGGCATCAGAAATGGCAGAGCTACAAGAGCGCATTACGACGACCAAGAAAGGTTCGATTACTTCAGTGCAGGCTATTTATGTGCCGGCAGACGACATCACCGATCCGGCACCGGCGACAGCCTTTGCTCACCTCGATTCTACAATAGTACTTTCTCGTGCGCTGACCGAAATCGGTATCTATCCGGCCATTGACCCATTAGCCTCGACTTCTACGGCGCTCGACCCCAAGATTGTCGGACGCGAACATTATGAAGTGGCTCGCGGTGTGCAGAAGATGCTCCAGCGTTACAATGAGCTCCAAGACATTATTGCTATTCTCGGTATCGAAGAACTCTCTGTCGAAGACCGCACCACCGTCGATCGCGCGCGCAAGGTCCAGCGCTTCCTCTCACAGCCGTTCTTCGTGGCCGAGACATTCACCGGTCGCTCTGGCAAGTTCGTGAAGCTCCCGGACACCGTGCGTTCATTCAAAGAAATCCTCGAAGGCAAGTACGACCACCTGCCGGAAGACGCCTTCTATATGAAGGGTTCGATAGAGGAGGTAGCGGACGCTGGTAGGAGTTAG
- the atpG gene encoding ATP synthase F1 subunit gamma, whose protein sequence is MESLQATKRRIKGTNNIRQITKAMELVAATRMRKSQEVALNSRPYSFTALDLLANIVSMPNVILPPLLTQREVKHTLVVVVASDKGLAGSFNSSVFRELDKFLEEKDLAPASFIAVGIKSAKYLERKGITPIQTFIKVGDMTELDEVTPLATLVTDGYLSEKWDKVTVFSTHFRTALRQEVLQRDILPVDTTTLKNTVREIVPEHGRFANLRKELESFMLPAKVSPQGAERGEVSPWLSTEYIIEPSPTELLTALVPHLVLMQFYFLVLEANASEHAARRMAMESASSNAEDLVNSLTQSFNKSRQAAITREIIEVTSNI, encoded by the coding sequence ATGGAATCCCTCCAAGCAACAAAGCGCAGAATAAAAGGCACGAATAACATTCGCCAGATAACGAAGGCGATGGAACTCGTGGCTGCTACTCGAATGAGAAAAAGTCAAGAAGTGGCTTTGAATTCTCGCCCATACAGCTTCACTGCGCTCGACTTGCTCGCAAACATTGTGAGTATGCCGAACGTAATTTTGCCGCCATTGCTCACACAACGAGAAGTAAAGCACACGCTTGTCGTCGTCGTCGCTTCTGACAAAGGCTTGGCCGGATCATTTAACAGCTCAGTATTCCGCGAGCTCGATAAGTTTCTGGAAGAGAAGGATCTCGCGCCGGCCTCATTCATTGCCGTCGGTATCAAATCGGCAAAATATCTTGAGCGCAAGGGTATCACGCCAATTCAGACTTTTATAAAAGTAGGGGATATGACAGAGTTGGATGAGGTTACACCGCTGGCTACTTTAGTGACTGACGGTTATTTAAGCGAGAAGTGGGACAAAGTCACGGTATTTTCTACACATTTTAGAACGGCACTGCGACAAGAAGTTTTACAACGTGATATTCTGCCGGTCGACACGACGACGTTAAAGAATACAGTTCGCGAAATTGTCCCAGAGCACGGGCGATTTGCAAATTTACGCAAAGAACTCGAATCTTTTATGTTGCCAGCCAAGGTCTCTCCTCAAGGAGCGGAGCGGGGAGAGGTGAGTCCTTGGCTGTCTACCGAATATATTATAGAACCCTCACCGACAGAATTACTTACCGCACTTGTTCCGCACCTAGTACTGATGCAATTTTACTTCCTCGTGCTCGAGGCCAACGCTTCCGAGCATGCCGCAAGGCGAATGGCGATGGAGTCCGCCTCGAGCAATGCCGAAGACTTGGTCAATTCATTAACCCAATCATTTAACAAATCCCGCCAAGCAGCAATTACCAGAGAAATTATCGAAGTAACATCTAACATTTAA
- the atpB gene encoding F0F1 ATP synthase subunit A, with translation MPEISLKAEELFHIGSLPITNTYLVSFLALFGLVVVGMILNEKIKLSVGWLQNIVEVVLEALLELMESVLGSREAAEKYLPLIATIFLFVITSNWLGLLPGMGSILFHTEEGIVPLLRSPASDLNFTLAIAISSVVAANLLGMIKLGFFGHLGKFFNFSDPINFFVGILELVSEFAKVVSFSFRLFGNVFAGEVLLTIVAFLVGYIVPLPFMFLEIFVGFIQAFVFAMLTLVFLGLHTTSHDAHAEAGAHSQGSTLSTQKVEP, from the coding sequence ATGCCCGAAATATCCCTAAAGGCCGAAGAACTGTTCCATATAGGCAGTTTGCCGATAACTAACACGTATCTGGTCTCATTTTTAGCTCTTTTTGGGTTGGTTGTCGTTGGCATGATACTGAACGAGAAGATTAAGCTTTCTGTCGGCTGGTTGCAAAATATCGTCGAGGTTGTTCTCGAAGCTTTGCTCGAACTCATGGAGTCGGTGCTTGGCTCGCGCGAAGCGGCAGAGAAATATTTGCCGCTTATTGCGACTATCTTTCTCTTTGTCATTACTTCGAACTGGCTCGGACTATTGCCAGGGATGGGCTCGATACTTTTTCATACAGAAGAAGGTATCGTCCCCCTCTTGCGTTCACCGGCAAGCGATTTGAACTTTACACTTGCGATCGCAATATCATCCGTTGTGGCGGCGAACCTGCTCGGTATGATTAAACTCGGATTCTTCGGGCATCTTGGTAAATTCTTCAACTTCAGCGACCCAATCAATTTCTTCGTCGGTATTCTCGAGCTGGTCTCAGAATTCGCAAAAGTTGTTTCGTTCTCATTCCGTCTCTTTGGCAATGTCTTCGCCGGGGAGGTGCTCCTTACCATCGTTGCTTTTCTTGTCGGCTATATTGTCCCATTGCCGTTCATGTTTCTTGAGATATTTGTCGGATTTATCCAGGCTTTCGTCTTCGCTATGCTTACCCTGGTCTTCCTCGGGTTGCATACCACCTCTCACGATGCTCACGCAGAAGCCGGAGCACACAGCCAAGGTTCAACCTTAAGCACCCAAAAGGTTGAACCTTAA
- a CDS encoding AbrB/MazE/SpoVT family DNA-binding domain-containing protein codes for MTTKLREWGNSYALGLPKAALGKLNLKPGDELTLEIRNGAYVYKPVKKGPRIPTLDEMIASIPEGGIKNEWEDVIDVGREIVEWNEKILPKKRRRRLG; via the coding sequence ATGACTACGAAATTACGCGAATGGGGAAATAGTTATGCGTTGGGCTTGCCAAAAGCCGCTCTTGGAAAGTTGAACCTTAAGCCTGGCGACGAACTTACACTAGAGATTAGGAACGGAGCTTATGTATATAAACCAGTCAAAAAAGGTCCGAGAATTCCGACCCTCGACGAGATGATTGCCAGCATTCCAGAAGGTGGCATCAAAAACGAGTGGGAAGATGTTATTGACGTCGGACGTGAAATTGTCGAATGGAATGAAAAGATATTACCCAAAAAGAGGCGACGTCGTTTGGGTTAG